A single window of Nicotiana tomentosiformis chromosome 1, ASM39032v3, whole genome shotgun sequence DNA harbors:
- the LOC138907401 gene encoding protein WEAK CHLOROPLAST MOVEMENT UNDER BLUE LIGHT-like 3 has protein sequence MKALISSIDKDKDRGWMSRFVRVRTCDIISEEKVSFPEEWNFDRLTKNAILRLSSVKEEIKSPVPKPGEDKKRKTASQSEDPKPKPRRVRRKVITLMMDSVQKLRDEEEEEEENASALMVRPRKVVEVTKPSEPTAAAKIKPHVEEASKKKSGEDPELSKVEIVSRPSATTPDGAGSETPKINQSVPSDLLGTMTAGHLSSLPTFSEEAIGEAQELKNPDIGGGSSVGDPLRDCFTGVDDVSDIGDTSILLEEAQRLLSRAFAKFRADLSQYETKLQRVPEERNSLKLLCGQKDETIKDLQANLAKAHEEEADLDKQQKVEMIELLRGEVDQVKADCDLWKENMDRLAAEKETTLAKLSSVEVQLWGFKEKSSAQAKRIEELETGLVKAKSEIENTKVVADKSVAMYRADAEAAQMQLREASDREQWIIDSTKCQSRRETLEEIHTRGFDLSEEIARAVMLETEARQLTSFDDEDDGEEGSRGRSDEGPEAEVAPEEEVETGRS, from the exons ATGAAGGCCTTGATCTCGAGCATTGACaaggacaaggatcggggttggatgagccgtTTTGTACGGGTGAGGACCTGCGACATTATCTCAGAAGAGAAGGTGTCATTCCCTGAGGAGTGGAACTTCGACC GCCTGACCAAGAATGCCATTTTGAGGCTTTCAAGTGTTAAGGAAGAAATCAAGTCCCCGGTTCCGAAGCCGGGAGAAGACAAGAAGAGGAAAACTGCCTCGCAGtccgaggaccccaagcccaaacctcgaagggtgaggaggaaagtaATCACTCTCATgatggactcggtccaaaaaCTGAGAGAtgaagaggaggaagaagaggaaaatgccTCAGCACTGATGGTCCGACCTAGGAAAGTTGTCGAGGTCACCAAACCTTCTGAGCCGACGGCGGCAGCTAAAATCAAGCCTCATGTCGAGGAGGCTTCCAAAAAGAAATCGGGTGAGGATCCTGAATTATCAAAGGTCGAGATCGTTTCTCGGCCATCTGCAACTACACCAGACGGGGCCGGTTCTGAGACCCCGAAGATCAATCAGAGCGTCCCGAGTGACTTGCTCGGGACCATGACAGCGGGTCACTTGTCTTCTCTcccgaccttttctgaggaggcaatAGGAGAAGCTCAAGAGTTGAAGAATCCTGATataggcggaggctctagtgtaggggatccacttcgggattgctttactggagtcgatgatgtcTCTGATATTGGTGACACTTCTATTcttttagaagaggcccaacgtctcttatctcgg GCCTTCGCCAAGTTTCGAGCTGACCTTAGCCAGTATGAAACCAAGCTCCAAAGGGTCCCGGAGGAGAGGAACTCTTTGAAGCTTCTTTGCGGCCAAAAAGACGAAACTATAAAGGACCTTCAAGCGAATTTGGCCAAGGCTCATGAGGAAGAGGCCGAtctagataagcag caaaaggttgaaatgaTCGAGCTGCTTCGGGGAGAAGTCGATCAAGTAAAGGCCGATTGTGATCTgtggaaggagaatatggaccgcctggcagcggaaaAAGAAACTACCTTGGCCAAACTATCATCGGTCGAGGTTCAACTTTGGGGTTTCAAAGAGAAAAGTTCGGCCcaagccaagaggatcgaggagcttgaaaccggGCTTGTTAAGGCCAAGTCAGAGATCGAGAATACAAAAGTCGTGGCGGACAAGTCCGTTGCTATGTACCGGgccgatgctgaggctgctcaaatgCAGCTAAGAGAGGCTTCTGACCGAGAGCAATGGATCATTGACTCGACAAAGTGTCAAtcccggagggaaaccctcgaggaaatccatactcgaggttttgacctctccGAGGAAATAGCTCGAGCTGTGATGCTTGAGACTGAAGCCAGGCAGCTTACCTCCTTTGACGACGAAGACGATGGTGAAGAAGGCAGTCGAGGTAGATCCGATGAGGGGCCTGAAGCAGAAGTTGCTCCCGAAGAAGAGGTCGAAACCGGCCGTAGTTAG
- the LOC104085030 gene encoding sodium/hydrogen exchanger 3-like, with protein sequence MVLDGITGLGVTALSGSDDQVFVNLTLFVALLCGCIVIGHLLEESRWINESITALVIGLSAAGITRLTTNRKSSHLLEFDEQLFFVYVIPAIIFNAGFQVKMKHFFRNLGTIVLFGVLGTLISFGVISFGAWLLLGKLDTGLELRDYLAIGAIFSATDSVCTLQVLDQDETPLLYSLVFGEGVVNDATSVVLFNAIQKFDLSNINSQVALSLTLTFLYRFVGSTLLGVLVGLLSAYIIKKIYLGRRKSTDREVALMILMAYLSYVMAELFDLNGILTVFVCGIVMSHYTWHNVTDNSKVTTRHAFATMSFIAETFIFLYVGMDALDIEKWRFASHSPGKSVAVSGVLLALVMVGRACFVIPLSILSNSWKQSKDHELGFKHQVTIWWAGLMRGAVSMALAYNQFTRFGHTQLPGNAVMITSTITIVLFSTVVFGLITKPLIRYLLPPSKDINMSSSELSLGLLLLNGLEHEGDVPRISSLTMLLKRPAQTIIYFWSKFDDAFMRRVFGGRDSMPDTPVSSNEGSDHGSQFGSNPSLHLV encoded by the exons ATGGTTTTGGACGGTATAACGGGATTGGGCGTGACGGCCTTGTCAGGTTCTGATGATCAGGTCTTTGTAAATTTAACTCTCTTCGTCGCACTTCTCTGTGGATGCATTGTGATTGGTCATCTTCTTGAAGAAAGCCGATGGATTAACGAGTCCATCACAGCTCTTGTTATT GGTTTATCTGCTGCAGGCATCACTCGACTAACTACTAATAGAAAGAGTTCTCATCTTTTAGAATTTGACGAACAACTATTCTTTGTTTATGTTATACCTGCCATTATATTCAATGCCGG TTTCCAGGTGAAAATGAAGCACTTTTTCAGGAATTTAGGGACCATTGTGCTGTTTGGTGTCCTTGGCACATTGATATCTTTCGGCGTCATATCATTTG GTGCATGGTTGTTACTTGGGAAGCTGGATACCGGTCTGGAGTTAAGGGATTATCTTG CGATTGGAGCTATATTTTCAGCAACAGACTCTGTTTGCACATTGCAG GTGCTTGATCAGGATGAGACACCTCTTCTCTACAGCCTAGTCTTTGGAGAAGGTGTGGTAAATGATGCTACATCAGTGGTGCTTTTTAACGCAATCCAGAAATTCGACCTCTCAAACATCAACTCACAAGTGGCCTTATCACTTACTCTAACTTTTCTCTACCGATTTGTGGGAAGCACTTTGCTCGGAGTACTT GTTGGATTGCTAAGTGCATACATAATAAAAAAGATATACCTTGGTAGGAG GAAGTCAACCGATCGTGAAGTTGCTCTCATGATTCTCATGGCTTACCTTTCATATGTTATGGCAGAA CTGTTTGATTTGAATGGAATTCTTACAGTATTTGTCTGTGGGATTGTCATGTCACACTATACCTGGCATAATGTGACCGATAATTCTAAAGTGACAACAAG GCATGCTTTTGCAACAATGTCATTTATTGCGGAGACTTTCATTTTCCTTTATGTTGGTATGGATGCCTTAGATATCGAGAAATGGAGATTCGCTAGCCACAG TCCTGGAAAATCTGTTGCAGTGAGTGGTGTGCTGCTTGCCCTGGTTATGGTTGGAAGAGCGTGCTTTGTGATACCTTTGTCCATTTTATCAAATTCTTGGAAGCAATCTAAGGATCACGAGCTCGGCTTCAAGCACCAG GTTACAATATGGTGGGCTGGTTTGATGCGAGGAGCTGTTTCAATGGCGTTGGCTTATAACCAG TTTACAAGGTTTGGCCACACACAATTGCCAGGAAATGCAGTCATGATTACCAGTACCATTACAATTGTCCTCTTCAGTACTGTG GTGTTTGGGTTGATAACAAAGCCTCTGATAAGGTACTTGCTCCCTCCATCAAAAGACATCAACATGAGTTCTTCTGAACTATCCCTCGGACTCCTACTTCTCAACGGGCTAGAACATGAAGGTGATGTTCCTCGGATAAGCAGTTTGACAATGTTATTGAAAAGACCTGCACAAACCATTATTTACTTTTGGAGTAAGTTTGATGATGCTTTTATGCGACGCGTGTTTGGAGGGAGGGATTCCATGCCAGATACACCAGTGTCTTCAAATGAAGGAAGTGATCACGGTTCACAATTTGGAAGTAATCCTAGCTTACATCTCGTTTAG